In Paractinoplanes brasiliensis, the following proteins share a genomic window:
- a CDS encoding nSTAND1 domain-containing NTPase encodes MAWFLWRWWRRRKSAITWKTGDNPYPGLAPFEVDRAEVFFGRAQETWAVLRRLDRSGIARQQRFIPLVGPSGSGKSSLVRAGVLPRLSKRWQVIGPMQPGLEVFRDLRAAAGGQDLLDRLTGTSGRVVLVIDQLEDLFTLSRPDERGPFLDVLHEALAARRELHVVVTMRPEFLAAADALKPGLFDQPIPIAALDPRHMRDAIEKPAAAAGVTFERRLVDLMVAEATVGDALPLLGHLLQRLYAESAHGTITIAQYDAAGRVGGAIAEHADAVYRGLLATYPQSVVDGTLLQLVGVEGDDPVRRTVDRNSLDVAAGAVVAELRRARLVTDRADGTAAMLAHDALFRRWETLKALVDTHRRELAEVSLLERRAAAWRESGTDDDLLRGQALARADAAVEKLTPSPALREFLAASAAARDHELGGWATAVVDKAQSGATDDPELLVAVVAAAMREIAPTRTGELAVWSRTTTPTRHRSFIGHTASLGGLAWLADGRLRTCAYYGKICTWGPTGELLDVVRVGRVVDDSCFLSSDGLYVLRESSIWRAEDGAWLADLPGPALGWTAVDCFVVSVGDGGFELHRIVGTAPQRIRRIVVDGADVVSWSPDGEAVAAVVDSHVEVCADGPPRDRRVSTRVPVNSAPVWSPDGRLFAAMQVRVETVVCMVCDRGGTPRAEWAVVDAGTLCWSPDGVLLATQHYANPRAVVLRRAENGQKMLSFEASAVPRRIFWSPDGRTVVAETVNGLEQWSISAQVPEWKLDGPLPLLSLHTLSDASLGKDGVITAIVRKSRPAVIFESEPPRWLPGEAVTVCASPDGQLVAGTDGMNLSIWDVSKGDLRARWKVPLARRAAWSADREYLVCGWDALGADDQRLSVSIFAVADGRLIREIPGYELLPGSPWSPAGDLLALASAEGIVLHNVGDGGIRQRLPWKGTGLSFAWAPDGKRFALIVEERIGVWTVGRTEPDLQRRLPTGLRGLTWSSDGQIVVIYGMGMSLIDTVHGGLVNLPVHRRFLDARWSADLAAVTPDGTVYRWDVPSQGFVEDWTKAGRLLTAEERREFGLPTGVVPASPASPRPGLGP; translated from the coding sequence ATGGCCTGGTTTCTGTGGCGCTGGTGGCGGCGCCGCAAGTCGGCCATCACGTGGAAGACCGGCGACAACCCGTACCCCGGCCTGGCACCCTTCGAGGTCGACCGGGCCGAGGTGTTCTTCGGCCGGGCCCAGGAGACGTGGGCCGTTCTGCGTCGGTTGGACCGGTCGGGCATCGCACGGCAACAGCGGTTCATCCCGCTCGTCGGCCCGTCCGGCAGCGGCAAGTCGTCGCTGGTGCGGGCCGGCGTGCTGCCCCGGTTGTCGAAGCGCTGGCAGGTGATCGGCCCGATGCAACCCGGCCTCGAAGTGTTCCGTGATCTGAGGGCGGCCGCCGGGGGACAGGATCTGCTCGATCGCCTGACCGGGACGAGCGGCCGGGTAGTGCTGGTGATTGACCAGTTGGAGGACTTGTTCACCCTCTCCCGCCCGGACGAGCGGGGACCCTTCCTGGACGTTCTGCACGAGGCCCTGGCGGCCCGCCGCGAGCTGCATGTCGTCGTGACGATGCGCCCCGAGTTCCTGGCCGCGGCCGACGCCTTGAAACCGGGCCTGTTCGACCAGCCCATACCGATCGCGGCCCTGGACCCCCGGCACATGCGCGACGCCATCGAGAAGCCCGCGGCCGCAGCCGGGGTGACCTTTGAGCGGCGCCTGGTCGACCTGATGGTGGCCGAAGCCACGGTGGGGGACGCGTTGCCATTGCTTGGTCACTTGCTGCAGCGGCTTTATGCGGAGTCGGCTCACGGCACGATCACCATCGCTCAGTACGACGCAGCGGGCCGCGTAGGCGGCGCGATCGCCGAGCACGCCGACGCCGTGTACCGGGGTTTGCTGGCGACCTACCCGCAGAGCGTGGTGGACGGAACTCTGCTGCAATTGGTCGGCGTCGAGGGCGATGATCCGGTGCGGCGGACCGTCGATCGCAACTCGTTGGACGTCGCTGCGGGCGCGGTCGTCGCTGAATTGCGGCGGGCTCGACTGGTCACTGATCGTGCGGACGGTACTGCGGCAATGCTGGCCCACGATGCTTTGTTCCGGCGTTGGGAAACCCTCAAGGCACTGGTCGATACCCATCGCCGCGAGTTGGCCGAGGTCAGCCTGCTGGAGCGGCGCGCTGCGGCGTGGCGGGAGTCCGGCACGGACGACGATCTGCTGCGAGGCCAGGCGCTGGCGAGGGCGGATGCTGCGGTTGAGAAGCTCACTCCGTCACCGGCGTTGCGCGAGTTCCTTGCAGCCTCGGCCGCCGCACGTGATCACGAACTGGGCGGCTGGGCAACCGCCGTCGTCGATAAGGCGCAATCCGGAGCCACCGACGATCCCGAGTTACTCGTCGCGGTGGTGGCAGCAGCGATGCGGGAGATTGCGCCGACGCGAACCGGCGAGCTGGCCGTCTGGAGCCGGACGACGACGCCGACCCGTCACCGGTCCTTCATCGGGCATACCGCATCACTCGGTGGGCTGGCTTGGTTGGCCGACGGACGCCTGCGCACCTGCGCCTACTACGGCAAGATATGCACTTGGGGTCCGACCGGCGAACTGCTCGACGTCGTCCGCGTCGGCCGCGTGGTGGACGACAGCTGCTTTCTCAGCTCCGACGGCCTCTACGTCTTGCGCGAGAGCAGTATCTGGCGTGCAGAGGATGGGGCCTGGCTGGCCGATCTGCCGGGGCCTGCGCTGGGGTGGACGGCAGTTGACTGTTTCGTGGTGTCCGTCGGCGACGGTGGCTTCGAGCTTCACCGAATCGTCGGCACCGCGCCGCAGAGGATCCGACGCATCGTGGTAGACGGAGCCGACGTCGTCTCGTGGTCGCCCGACGGTGAAGCCGTGGCGGCAGTTGTCGACTCTCACGTGGAGGTCTGCGCCGACGGGCCGCCGCGTGACCGCCGTGTTTCCACCCGCGTCCCAGTAAACAGCGCCCCGGTCTGGTCACCCGATGGCCGGTTGTTCGCGGCCATGCAAGTACGGGTGGAAACGGTTGTTTGCATGGTATGTGATCGCGGCGGCACCCCGCGCGCCGAATGGGCAGTCGTCGATGCGGGTACATTGTGCTGGTCGCCCGATGGAGTTCTGCTGGCCACGCAGCATTACGCGAATCCGCGGGCAGTGGTGTTACGGCGGGCCGAGAACGGCCAGAAGATGCTCTCGTTCGAAGCTTCTGCCGTCCCGCGGCGCATCTTCTGGTCACCTGACGGGCGTACCGTGGTCGCCGAGACCGTGAACGGTCTTGAGCAGTGGTCGATTTCGGCTCAAGTCCCAGAATGGAAACTTGACGGCCCGCTCCCGCTTCTGTCGCTCCACACGTTGTCGGACGCCTCCCTCGGCAAGGATGGAGTCATCACCGCGATCGTCCGAAAGAGTCGTCCAGCCGTGATCTTCGAGTCGGAGCCCCCACGGTGGTTGCCAGGCGAGGCGGTGACGGTTTGCGCGTCTCCCGACGGTCAGCTGGTGGCAGGAACCGACGGGATGAACCTATCTATCTGGGATGTATCGAAGGGTGATCTTCGGGCGAGGTGGAAAGTGCCCCTAGCTCGACGTGCTGCGTGGTCGGCTGACCGCGAGTACCTTGTCTGCGGATGGGACGCCCTCGGCGCTGATGACCAGAGGCTATCCGTTTCGATCTTCGCCGTTGCCGACGGTCGGCTGATCCGCGAGATTCCCGGTTACGAATTGCTTCCCGGGTCTCCTTGGTCGCCTGCCGGTGACCTCCTGGCGTTGGCCAGTGCGGAGGGCATCGTTCTGCACAACGTCGGCGACGGCGGTATCCGGCAACGTCTGCCGTGGAAAGGCACCGGGCTCTCCTTCGCATGGGCGCCGGACGGCAAACGTTTCGCTCTGATCGTCGAAGAGAGGATTGGTGTCTGGACTGTCGGCCGGACCGAGCCCGACCTGCAACGCCGGTTGCCCACTGGCCTTCGTGGCCTGACATGGTCATCGGACGGGCAAATTGTTGTGATCTACGGGATGGGAATGTCTCTGATCGACACCGTTCATGGAGGATTAGTGAATTTGCCGGTGCACAGGCGATTTCTCGATGCCCGCTGGTCCGCAGACCTCGCGGCCGTGACGCCTGACGGCACCGTGTACCGGTGGGACGTTCCGTCGCAGGGATTCGTCGAAGACTGGACCAAGGCGGGACGGCTACTCACCGCAGAGGAGCGACGCGAGTTCGGACTCCCTACAGGCGTAGTTCCGGCCAGTCCAGCAAGCCCTCGCCCAGGTCTCGGACCGTAG
- a CDS encoding FUSC family protein: MWGWVRRRDPQLVVVRRAVRVTVVACVGFYFCRYVLGDAAMAPYALFGVVALGALSQIPGSPRQRSRTLIAVLPVGWVLVTLGTLLSFSTVAAAAGMFVLGFAVSFAGVGGPRLVGLAAGMQLLYILPCFPPYDPGSLPSRLAGLTLAVVLLAVAERVLWPDPAPPPYRRRLADAVSLLAECLGALADDRSRLPALLPEATEAADALRPSRLPPTERPASAGRRDRALSSAAGTARLLLGRAVDLYFTDDREAVTGAAATKLLRVTAGCVAATGDWLRGDGPLPDTDLVAAAISDFRAARLNTDPNGLPPERLRLGALALSMGEWTKSLVVAVRVAAGETPKHPDPTPASARPGQFWYAYERTPFLWWHRLRENLTPRSVAFQGALRLAAALAVARLIAGALDLSHGFWVLLTILTVLRASAAETRSALRPALVGTVAGSVVAALLLLLGLDPVVYVIALPVVMIAGFAAGPLLGLGWSQALFTLVITLVFAQFTPVDWRLAEQRVADVLVGAAIGVLIGLFAWPRGGAGELRRAVATFLTSAAAVVRETVAVMAEGQPPGDALPRARGAGQLAEASFALYQSERHPPAPLDWQAALVAGHHAVRGAEALVRSCPSGGLLPCVAQLTELAGEVAASYERSAGSLTRGKSPPRPADGPVQQWPDDLGQDLYIIADLRVWLDGLRADLTNVTGRPEPADNLRDRVSRVADGAT; encoded by the coding sequence ATGTGGGGGTGGGTGCGCCGGCGAGACCCGCAGCTTGTGGTGGTCCGGCGGGCTGTACGGGTCACGGTGGTGGCCTGTGTGGGGTTCTACTTCTGCCGCTATGTGCTCGGTGACGCGGCGATGGCGCCGTACGCCCTGTTCGGGGTGGTGGCGCTCGGGGCGCTGTCGCAGATTCCGGGGTCGCCGCGGCAGCGCAGCCGGACGCTGATCGCGGTTCTGCCCGTCGGGTGGGTGCTGGTCACGCTGGGCACGCTGCTGTCGTTCAGCACTGTCGCGGCGGCCGCGGGGATGTTCGTGCTCGGGTTCGCCGTGAGTTTCGCCGGCGTGGGCGGGCCCCGGCTCGTCGGGCTCGCGGCCGGCATGCAGCTTCTCTACATTCTTCCGTGCTTTCCCCCGTACGATCCGGGCTCGTTGCCGTCGCGGCTGGCCGGCCTGACCTTGGCCGTGGTGCTGCTGGCCGTGGCCGAGCGGGTGCTGTGGCCCGACCCGGCGCCGCCGCCGTACCGGCGCCGGCTCGCCGACGCGGTTTCGTTGCTGGCCGAGTGCCTGGGGGCGCTGGCCGACGACCGGTCCCGCCTGCCCGCGCTGCTGCCCGAGGCGACAGAGGCGGCCGACGCCCTGCGGCCGTCGCGGTTGCCGCCGACCGAACGTCCCGCCTCGGCCGGCCGTCGCGACCGGGCCCTGTCGTCGGCCGCGGGCACCGCCCGGCTGTTGCTGGGCCGCGCGGTCGACCTCTACTTCACCGACGACCGCGAGGCCGTCACCGGCGCCGCCGCGACCAAGCTGCTGCGAGTCACCGCGGGTTGTGTCGCCGCCACCGGGGACTGGCTGCGCGGCGACGGGCCGCTGCCCGACACCGACCTCGTCGCGGCCGCGATCAGCGACTTCCGGGCCGCCCGTTTGAACACCGACCCGAACGGGCTGCCGCCGGAGCGTCTTCGCCTGGGCGCGCTGGCGTTGTCGATGGGGGAGTGGACCAAGTCGCTCGTCGTCGCGGTGCGCGTGGCCGCGGGGGAGACGCCGAAACACCCCGATCCCACGCCGGCTTCGGCCCGGCCGGGGCAGTTCTGGTATGCGTACGAGCGAACGCCCTTTCTCTGGTGGCACCGGCTGCGGGAAAATCTGACGCCGCGCTCGGTCGCCTTCCAAGGCGCGCTGCGGTTGGCGGCGGCGCTCGCGGTCGCCCGGCTCATCGCCGGGGCGCTCGACCTGTCGCACGGCTTCTGGGTGCTGCTGACGATCCTGACCGTGCTGCGCGCCTCGGCCGCCGAGACCCGTTCGGCGTTGCGGCCGGCCCTGGTCGGCACGGTCGCCGGTTCGGTCGTGGCGGCGCTGCTCCTGCTGCTCGGCCTCGACCCGGTCGTCTACGTGATCGCGCTGCCGGTCGTCATGATCGCCGGGTTCGCGGCCGGCCCGCTGCTCGGCCTGGGCTGGTCGCAGGCCCTGTTCACGCTGGTCATCACGCTGGTGTTCGCCCAGTTCACGCCGGTCGACTGGCGGCTGGCCGAGCAGCGCGTGGCCGACGTGCTGGTGGGCGCGGCCATCGGCGTGCTGATCGGCCTGTTCGCGTGGCCGCGGGGCGGGGCGGGCGAGCTGCGGCGGGCGGTGGCGACGTTCCTGACGTCGGCGGCGGCGGTGGTGCGCGAGACGGTTGCCGTGATGGCCGAGGGGCAGCCACCCGGCGACGCGTTGCCCCGGGCGCGCGGCGCGGGACAGCTGGCCGAGGCGTCGTTCGCGCTCTACCAGAGCGAGCGGCATCCTCCGGCGCCGCTGGACTGGCAGGCCGCCCTGGTGGCGGGGCATCACGCCGTACGGGGGGCCGAGGCGCTGGTCCGGTCGTGTCCTTCGGGTGGCCTGCTGCCGTGCGTGGCCCAGCTGACTGAGCTGGCCGGCGAGGTGGCCGCCTCATACGAGCGGTCGGCCGGGAGCCTGACGCGCGGGAAGAGCCCACCGCGGCCCGCCGACGGGCCCGTGCAGCAGTGGCCGGACGACCTGGGGCAGGACCTCTACATCATCGCCGACCTGCGGGTGTGGCTGGACGGCCTGCGTGCGGACCTGACCAACGTGACCGGCCGCCCCGAGCCCGCCGACAACCTGCGCGACCGCGTATCCCGAGTGGCCGACGGCGCCACGTAA
- a CDS encoding DUF2306 domain-containing protein encodes MSKLVPAGLIALALVPSVAGAVRIGSLANGDAPARFADMPAPVVVHIVGALIYSLVGAFQFDAAFRRRRRAWHRRTGRVVVVAGLAVALSGAWMTLLSDLPDHDGVIVNATRVVVSAVMAYGLVAAVVAIRRRDIRRHRAWMIRAYALALGAGTQAFVLGPVAALDGGQPGVTGRTIGMLLGWAINVAVAEWIIRRPGRSRPAGSAHPAHGRFRGSRRLPTVDGSNEIPAN; translated from the coding sequence ATGTCCAAGCTCGTGCCGGCCGGGCTGATCGCCCTGGCGCTCGTCCCCTCCGTCGCCGGGGCCGTCCGCATCGGCTCCCTCGCCAATGGCGACGCCCCCGCCCGTTTCGCCGACATGCCCGCCCCGGTCGTCGTGCACATCGTGGGCGCGCTGATCTACAGCCTGGTCGGCGCCTTCCAGTTCGACGCCGCGTTCCGCCGCAGACGCCGTGCCTGGCACCGGCGTACGGGCCGGGTGGTGGTCGTCGCCGGCCTGGCCGTCGCCCTGAGCGGCGCCTGGATGACCCTGCTCTCCGACCTGCCCGACCACGACGGCGTCATCGTCAACGCGACCCGTGTCGTCGTCTCGGCCGTGATGGCGTACGGGCTGGTGGCCGCCGTCGTGGCGATCCGCCGCAGGGACATCCGCCGCCATCGAGCCTGGATGATCCGCGCGTACGCCCTGGCTTTGGGCGCGGGCACGCAGGCTTTCGTCCTCGGGCCGGTGGCAGCCCTCGACGGCGGTCAGCCGGGCGTCACCGGCCGCACCATCGGCATGCTGCTCGGCTGGGCCATCAACGTGGCGGTCGCCGAATGGATCATCCGTCGCCCCGGCCGGTCCCGCCCAGCCGGTTCCGCGCATCCCGCACACGGTCGATTCCGTGGCTCGCGCCGATTGCCTACCGTGGACGGATCGAACGAGATCCCCGCGAACTGA
- a CDS encoding glycine--tRNA ligase, translated as MLTMQDALARLTAYWTAQGCLTVQPMNTEVGAGTLNPATFLRVLGPEPWRVVYVEPSVRPDDSRYGENPNRLQTHTQMQVILKPDPGNPQELYLGSLSALGIDVSRHDVRFVEDNWASPALGAWGLGWEVWLDGLEITQFTYFQQAGGLNLDPVSVEITYGIERILMALQEKTHFKEIQYGDGISYGEVFGQSEYEMSRYYLDDADVAANRQLLEIYAAEAQRLIDAGLPVPAHTYVLKCSQAFNVLDSRGAVSTADRAAEFGRMRRLAGEVAKLWVARRDGMGHPLGLAPPLPAAVATALPAARENARALIFEIGTEELPPSEARAARDHVQRALTEGLAGTRLEHDEVRVFATPRRLVALVPSVAARETDHVRVVKGPRVGAPDKAVEGFARGQGVTVGDLSVSTVGGVEHHVVEKHEVGGNAAEVLAPVLAKVVTGLRAAKNMRWNDPQLSFSRPIRWLTALWGDDVVPVAVGALSADRRTRLLRTASEPIAAVASAETFMETLALAGIVADQEDRHDLIVTGAQDEVYPSGRVDVAGEAALIEQISYLVEAPTPLLGTFDESYLSLPDAVLTTVMRKHQRYLPVRDADGSLLPMFVTVANGPVDIELVRAGNEAVLRARYEDAAFFYRADRETPLPQMRERLSRLTFTDKLGSMADRAARIAALALSLADSLGLSSATLGRAARLVKFDLGSQLVTEMTSLAGVMARDYALHAGEPRDVAQAVHECELPRNTGDALPASLPGALLSLADRLDLVTGLAATVGLPTGSSDPFAVRRAVLGLLAVHRAHPALSGLSLLDGLRAAAAQQPVLVAGSVIDAAGDFLARRLEQVLTEEGHPVDRVRAVIGHYAHPSVVDTMLTQLNTLVGNPDFVAVAAAIQRARRILPAGTASGYDPSALVEPAELALHEAVTGVKAGFGTDLVAFTTAVEPLVEPLTRFFDEVFVMADDSALRSARLGLLATVRDLGEGLLDWPELRL; from the coding sequence ATGCTCACCATGCAGGATGCGCTGGCCCGGTTGACCGCGTACTGGACGGCTCAGGGATGCCTGACCGTCCAGCCCATGAACACCGAGGTCGGGGCGGGCACGCTGAACCCGGCGACCTTCCTGCGGGTGCTGGGTCCGGAGCCGTGGCGGGTCGTCTACGTCGAGCCGTCCGTACGCCCGGACGACTCGCGTTACGGCGAGAACCCGAACCGCCTGCAGACGCACACCCAGATGCAGGTGATCCTCAAGCCCGACCCGGGCAACCCGCAGGAGCTCTACCTGGGCAGCCTCTCGGCTTTGGGCATCGACGTCTCCCGGCATGACGTCCGTTTCGTCGAGGACAACTGGGCCTCGCCGGCGCTCGGCGCCTGGGGTCTGGGCTGGGAGGTCTGGCTCGACGGGCTCGAGATCACCCAGTTCACGTACTTCCAGCAGGCCGGCGGGCTCAACCTCGACCCGGTGTCCGTCGAGATCACGTACGGCATCGAGCGCATCCTCATGGCGCTGCAGGAAAAGACGCACTTCAAGGAGATCCAGTACGGCGACGGCATCTCGTACGGGGAGGTGTTCGGCCAGAGCGAGTACGAGATGTCGCGGTACTACCTGGACGACGCCGACGTGGCCGCGAACCGGCAGCTGCTCGAGATCTACGCGGCCGAGGCGCAGCGGCTGATCGACGCCGGTCTGCCCGTGCCCGCCCACACGTACGTGCTGAAGTGCTCGCAGGCGTTCAACGTGCTCGACTCGCGGGGCGCCGTGTCGACCGCCGACCGGGCCGCCGAGTTCGGCCGGATGCGCCGCCTCGCCGGTGAGGTCGCCAAGCTGTGGGTGGCGCGCCGCGACGGGATGGGCCACCCGCTCGGACTGGCGCCGCCACTGCCGGCCGCCGTGGCCACGGCGCTGCCCGCCGCGCGTGAGAACGCCCGCGCGCTGATCTTCGAGATCGGCACCGAGGAACTGCCGCCGTCCGAGGCCCGGGCCGCGCGCGACCACGTGCAGCGGGCGCTGACCGAGGGCCTGGCCGGCACCCGCCTGGAACACGACGAGGTGCGCGTGTTCGCCACGCCCCGGCGGCTGGTCGCGCTGGTGCCTTCGGTCGCGGCGCGCGAGACAGACCACGTACGGGTGGTGAAAGGCCCTCGCGTCGGCGCGCCGGACAAGGCCGTTGAAGGGTTCGCCCGCGGCCAAGGCGTGACAGTTGGCGACTTGTCGGTTTCCACCGTGGGTGGCGTCGAGCATCACGTGGTCGAGAAGCACGAGGTCGGCGGGAACGCGGCCGAGGTGCTCGCGCCCGTGCTGGCCAAGGTCGTCACCGGGCTGCGGGCGGCCAAGAACATGCGCTGGAACGACCCGCAGCTCTCGTTCAGCCGCCCGATCCGCTGGCTGACCGCGTTGTGGGGCGACGACGTCGTGCCCGTGGCGGTGGGCGCCCTGTCGGCCGACCGCAGGACCAGGCTTCTCCGTACGGCCTCCGAGCCGATCGCCGCGGTCGCGTCGGCCGAGACCTTCATGGAAACGCTCGCGCTCGCGGGCATCGTGGCCGACCAGGAGGACCGCCACGACCTGATCGTCACCGGCGCGCAGGACGAGGTCTACCCCTCCGGCCGCGTCGACGTCGCCGGTGAGGCCGCGCTGATCGAGCAGATCAGCTACCTGGTCGAGGCGCCGACCCCGCTGCTGGGCACGTTCGACGAGAGCTACCTGTCGCTGCCCGACGCGGTGCTGACCACGGTGATGCGCAAACACCAGCGCTATCTGCCCGTACGGGATGCTGACGGTTCGCTGCTTCCCATGTTCGTCACCGTCGCCAACGGCCCGGTCGACATCGAACTGGTCCGCGCCGGCAACGAGGCCGTGCTGCGTGCTCGTTACGAGGACGCAGCGTTCTTCTACCGCGCCGACCGCGAGACGCCCCTGCCGCAGATGCGGGAAAGACTGTCCCGGCTCACCTTCACCGACAAGCTGGGCTCGATGGCCGACCGCGCCGCACGGATCGCCGCCCTGGCCCTGTCGCTGGCCGACTCGCTGGGCCTGTCCTCGGCCACGCTGGGCCGCGCCGCCCGCCTGGTCAAGTTCGACCTCGGCTCCCAGCTCGTCACCGAGATGACCAGCCTGGCCGGCGTGATGGCCCGCGACTACGCCCTGCACGCCGGCGAACCGCGCGACGTGGCCCAGGCCGTCCACGAGTGCGAGCTGCCCCGCAACACCGGCGACGCCCTGCCCGCCTCCCTGCCCGGCGCCCTGCTCTCCCTGGCCGACCGCCTCGACCTGGTCACGGGCCTGGCGGCGACGGTCGGCCTTCCCACCGGCAGCAGCGACCCCTTCGCCGTACGCCGTGCCGTGCTCGGCCTGCTGGCGGTGCACCGCGCCCACCCCGCCCTGTCCGGCCTGTCCCTGCTCGACGGCCTGCGCGCCGCTGCCGCCCAGCAGCCCGTACTCGTTGCCGGCTCCGTCATCGACGCCGCCGGCGACTTCCTGGCCCGCCGCCTCGAACAGGTCCTCACCGAGGAGGGCCACCCGGTCGACCGGGTCCGCGCGGTCATCGGCCACTACGCCCACCCGTCGGTCGTCGACACGATGCTGACCCAGCTGAACACCCTCGTCGGCAACCCCGATTTCGTCGCCGTGGCCGCCGCCATCCAGCGGGCCCGACGCATCCTGCCGGCCGGCACGGCCTCAGGCTACGACCCGTCGGCGCTGGTCGAGCCCGCGGAGCTCGCCCTGCACGAGGCCGTGACCGGCGTGAAGGCCGGCTTCGGCACAGACCTGGTCGCCTTCACCACGGCGGTCGAACCGTTGGTCGAGCCCTTGACCCGTTTCTTCGACGAGGTCTTCGTCATGGCCGACGACTCGGCTCTCCGGTCGGCCCGCCTGGGCCTGCTCGCTACGGTCCGAGACCTGGGCGAGGGCTTGCTGGACTGGCCGGAACTACGCCTGTAG
- a CDS encoding sensor domain-containing diguanylate cyclase produces MNVSTSPAGAGTVLGADPQDALLADLVSFMTRDTPSVQHVLELAEPHLRAAAGLTAATVFELDTETGMNLIARVGPAGNRDLFTAGKVLRQAAGARPTVSGEQMAVRLRIGGQSVGVLLLTGSDLQSLRPDLLDSLALHFASTLQALAAERQRQFLAHSSATIRQLFETGMAATSVEAAARILVTSAAGGFRTEHGAVYLTDAAGMIRYVHAVNLPGGDDQLHTLVGRPAAESPVWRAVEGGQASLVGNAATLPLPAHGLVRLMRLEAYVALPLMSAAGPIGMIVVGDSATTRAWSSQDRILAEQLLVEGALILDSAGMRQAAQAHVAQLSHQAFHDSLTGLPNRTHLIEQAGLAVREAAATRGRVALMMLDLNGFKEVNDTAGHQAGDVLLQQVAKRVLGAVRDNDVVARLGGDEFAILLTHDPDEAVAGAVAARICERLRQPFTIDGQEHTLGGSVGIALYPDDATGYEELMKGADAAMYAAKRDTKHLGGGFRLLSGEDPGHGDADQGAADQ; encoded by the coding sequence ATGAATGTCAGCACGAGCCCGGCCGGAGCCGGCACGGTCCTGGGGGCAGACCCCCAGGACGCGCTGCTCGCCGACCTCGTGTCGTTCATGACCAGGGACACGCCGTCCGTCCAGCACGTGCTCGAACTGGCCGAGCCGCACCTGCGCGCTGCGGCCGGCCTGACCGCCGCCACCGTCTTCGAGCTCGACACCGAGACCGGCATGAACCTGATCGCCCGGGTCGGGCCGGCGGGCAACCGCGACCTGTTCACGGCCGGCAAGGTGCTGCGGCAAGCGGCCGGGGCCCGGCCCACGGTCTCGGGCGAGCAGATGGCCGTCCGGCTGCGGATCGGCGGGCAGAGCGTCGGCGTCCTGCTGCTCACCGGCAGTGACCTGCAGTCCCTGCGCCCCGACCTGCTGGACTCGCTGGCCCTGCACTTCGCCAGCACGCTGCAGGCCCTGGCGGCCGAGCGGCAGCGCCAGTTCCTCGCCCACTCGTCGGCCACCATCCGGCAGCTGTTCGAAACGGGCATGGCCGCCACCAGCGTCGAGGCCGCCGCTCGCATCCTGGTCACGTCGGCCGCCGGCGGCTTCCGCACGGAGCACGGCGCGGTGTACCTGACCGATGCGGCGGGGATGATCCGCTACGTGCACGCCGTGAACCTGCCGGGTGGCGACGACCAGCTCCACACGCTGGTGGGCCGGCCGGCCGCCGAGTCACCCGTGTGGCGGGCGGTCGAGGGCGGGCAGGCCTCGCTCGTCGGCAACGCCGCCACGCTGCCGCTGCCCGCCCACGGCCTGGTGCGGCTGATGAGGCTGGAGGCGTACGTGGCTCTGCCGTTGATGTCGGCCGCCGGGCCGATCGGCATGATCGTGGTCGGGGACTCGGCGACGACCCGCGCCTGGAGCAGCCAGGACCGTATCCTGGCCGAGCAGCTGTTGGTCGAGGGCGCGCTCATCCTGGACAGCGCGGGCATGCGCCAGGCCGCGCAGGCCCACGTCGCGCAGCTCAGCCATCAGGCGTTCCACGACTCGCTGACCGGGCTGCCCAACCGTACGCACCTGATCGAGCAGGCCGGGCTGGCCGTACGCGAGGCAGCGGCGACGCGGGGCCGGGTGGCGCTGATGATGCTCGACCTCAACGGCTTCAAAGAGGTCAACGACACCGCGGGCCACCAGGCCGGCGACGTGCTGCTGCAGCAGGTGGCCAAGCGGGTGCTGGGCGCGGTGCGCGACAACGACGTGGTGGCCCGGCTGGGCGGCGACGAGTTCGCGATCCTGCTCACCCACGACCCGGACGAGGCCGTGGCGGGTGCGGTCGCCGCCCGGATCTGCGAGCGGCTGCGGCAGCCGTTCACGATCGACGGCCAGGAGCACACGCTCGGCGGGAGCGTGGGCATCGCGCTCTACCCCGACGACGCGACCGGCTACGAGGAGCTGATGAAGGGCGCGGACGCCGCCATGTACGCCGCCAAACGCGACACCAAGCACCTGGGCGGCGGGTTCCGCCTGCTCTCAGGAGAAGACCCAGGCCACGGTGACGCCGACCAGGGCGCCGCTGATCAGTAG